The Euphorbia lathyris chromosome 8, ddEupLath1.1, whole genome shotgun sequence genome has a window encoding:
- the LOC136202916 gene encoding uncharacterized protein isoform X1, whose protein sequence is METIKETKQLRKERIGGFWIWVVLSVIFRILLICFPQSLNLSSRPEISTPLSSLRRLAEGYWLKQSAMSPYAGSMYHGSPLLLSLLGPLTVKRIEGLPNHALCSLLFVIADIFSAMLIRATGWKLQMAYRQSLKSLNICSTVESSDILPLGDIAALVYLWNPFTVVACVGLSTSPLENLLILLTLYGACTRIVPLAAFGWVMATHFSLYPAILVIPVILLLGYGPDAPPRKLFIEKGHNQNFSWRPVILFLFWSSMWSLYVLVLCSISLKQHSSLSEMFQRTYGFILTMEDMSPNIGVLWYFFAEVFDFFRNFFLIVFHVNILFMILPLAIRLNHRPCFLAFIYIAISSMLKSYPSYGDSALYLGLLGLFLEELADMQFSFFIFCCYVGIPLLSPVMHNLWIWRGTGNANFYFATGIAYTCLQIILVVESVSAMLKHDRKVRKLSGMKLQEGKSVLGTS, encoded by the exons ATGGAGACAATCAAAGAAACCAAGCAGCTGAGGAAGGAAAGAATTGGAGGGTTTTGGATATGGGTGGTTCTTTCAGTGATCTTCAGGATACTTCTCATTTGTTTCCCGCAAAGTCTCAACTTATCCTCTCGGCCGGAAATCTCCACTCCTCTTTCCAGCCTTCGTCGCC TGGCCGAGGGTTACTGGTTGAAGCAGTCTGCGATGTCTCCTTATGCAG GATCGATGTACCATGGGTCTCCTTTGTTACTCTCGTTACTCGGTCCTCTTACTGTTAAAAG AATTGAAGGGCTACCCAACCATGCATTATGCAG CTTGCTTTTTGTCATTGCAGATATTTTTAGTGCCATGCTTATCCGTGCTACTGGCTGGAAACTACAGATGGCATATAGACAGAGCTTGAAATCTCTTAATATTTGCAGTACAGTAGAAAGCTCAG ATATACTTCCTTTGGGAGATATTGCTGCTCTTGTGTACTTATGGAATCCATTTACAGTAGTTGCATGTGTGGGTTTGTCGACATCCCCTCTTGAAAATCTTCTCATCTTATTAACTCTCTATGGAGCTTGTACAC GAATAGTTCCCCTGGCAGCTTTTGGATGGGTGATGGCAACACATTTCTCTCTTTACCCAGCAATTCTTGTTATTCCA GTTATTCTTTTGCTAGGATATGGTCCAGATGCACCTCCTCGAAAGTTGTTCATAGAGAAGGGACACAATCAGAATTTTTCATGGAGACCAGTCATACTATTCTTATTTTGGTCTTCTATGTGGTCTCTCTATGTCTTGGTTCTATGCAGCATCTCCCTCAAGCAGCATAGCAGCTTAAGTGAGATGTTTCAAAG AACATATGGTTTCATTCTTACAATGGAGGATATGTCACCAAATATAGGTGTTTTATG GTACTTCTTTGCTGAAGTTTTTGATTTCTTCAGAAATTTCTTCTTGATAGTTTTCCAtgtaaatattttgttcatgaTATTGCCATTGGCCATAAGGCTAAACCATCGGCCATGCTTCTTGGCTTTTATCTACATTGCAATCTCATCAATGCTGAAATCATATCCATCA TATGGAGATTCAGCCTTGTACCTAGGTTTGTTGGGTTTGTTTCTGGAGGAATTAGCAG ATATGCAGTTTTCTTTCTTCATCTTCTGTTGCTATGTAGGGATTCCCCTTCTTAGCCCTGTGATGCACAATCTGTGGATTTGGAGG GGTACTGGCAATGCAAACTTCTACTTTGCAACTGGTATAGCTTATACTTGCTTGCAG ATTATTTTGGTGGTGGAGAGTGTAAGTGCCATGCTTAAACATGATAGGAAGGTAAGAAAGCTATCCGGGATGAAGCTTCAAGAGGGAAAGTCAGTCTTGGGAACCTCATGA
- the LOC136202916 gene encoding uncharacterized protein isoform X2 translates to MQDRCTMGLLCYSRYSVLLLLKELKGYPTMHYADIFSAMLIRATGWKLQMAYRQSLKSLNICSTVESSDILPLGDIAALVYLWNPFTVVACVGLSTSPLENLLILLTLYGACTRIVPLAAFGWVMATHFSLYPAILVIPVILLLGYGPDAPPRKLFIEKGHNQNFSWRPVILFLFWSSMWSLYVLVLCSISLKQHSSLSEMFQRTYGFILTMEDMSPNIGVLWYFFAEVFDFFRNFFLIVFHVNILFMILPLAIRLNHRPCFLAFIYIAISSMLKSYPSYGDSALYLGLLGLFLEELADMQFSFFIFCCYVGIPLLSPVMHNLWIWRGTGNANFYFATGIAYTCLQIILVVESVSAMLKHDRKVRKLSGMKLQEGKSVLGTS, encoded by the exons ATGCAG GATCGATGTACCATGGGTCTCCTTTGTTACTCTCGTTACTCGGTCCTCTTACTGTTAAAAG AATTGAAGGGCTACCCAACCATGCATTATGCAG ATATTTTTAGTGCCATGCTTATCCGTGCTACTGGCTGGAAACTACAGATGGCATATAGACAGAGCTTGAAATCTCTTAATATTTGCAGTACAGTAGAAAGCTCAG ATATACTTCCTTTGGGAGATATTGCTGCTCTTGTGTACTTATGGAATCCATTTACAGTAGTTGCATGTGTGGGTTTGTCGACATCCCCTCTTGAAAATCTTCTCATCTTATTAACTCTCTATGGAGCTTGTACAC GAATAGTTCCCCTGGCAGCTTTTGGATGGGTGATGGCAACACATTTCTCTCTTTACCCAGCAATTCTTGTTATTCCA GTTATTCTTTTGCTAGGATATGGTCCAGATGCACCTCCTCGAAAGTTGTTCATAGAGAAGGGACACAATCAGAATTTTTCATGGAGACCAGTCATACTATTCTTATTTTGGTCTTCTATGTGGTCTCTCTATGTCTTGGTTCTATGCAGCATCTCCCTCAAGCAGCATAGCAGCTTAAGTGAGATGTTTCAAAG AACATATGGTTTCATTCTTACAATGGAGGATATGTCACCAAATATAGGTGTTTTATG GTACTTCTTTGCTGAAGTTTTTGATTTCTTCAGAAATTTCTTCTTGATAGTTTTCCAtgtaaatattttgttcatgaTATTGCCATTGGCCATAAGGCTAAACCATCGGCCATGCTTCTTGGCTTTTATCTACATTGCAATCTCATCAATGCTGAAATCATATCCATCA TATGGAGATTCAGCCTTGTACCTAGGTTTGTTGGGTTTGTTTCTGGAGGAATTAGCAG ATATGCAGTTTTCTTTCTTCATCTTCTGTTGCTATGTAGGGATTCCCCTTCTTAGCCCTGTGATGCACAATCTGTGGATTTGGAGG GGTACTGGCAATGCAAACTTCTACTTTGCAACTGGTATAGCTTATACTTGCTTGCAG ATTATTTTGGTGGTGGAGAGTGTAAGTGCCATGCTTAAACATGATAGGAAGGTAAGAAAGCTATCCGGGATGAAGCTTCAAGAGGGAAAGTCAGTCTTGGGAACCTCATGA
- the LOC136202916 gene encoding uncharacterized protein isoform X3 — protein sequence MLRYSLLFVIADIFSAMLIRATGWKLQMAYRQSLKSLNICSTVESSDILPLGDIAALVYLWNPFTVVACVGLSTSPLENLLILLTLYGACTRIVPLAAFGWVMATHFSLYPAILVIPVILLLGYGPDAPPRKLFIEKGHNQNFSWRPVILFLFWSSMWSLYVLVLCSISLKQHSSLSEMFQRTYGFILTMEDMSPNIGVLWYFFAEVFDFFRNFFLIVFHVNILFMILPLAIRLNHRPCFLAFIYIAISSMLKSYPSYGDSALYLGLLGLFLEELADMQFSFFIFCCYVGIPLLSPVMHNLWIWRGTGNANFYFATGIAYTCLQIILVVESVSAMLKHDRKVRKLSGMKLQEGKSVLGTS from the exons ATGTTGCGATACAGCTTGCTTTTTGTCATTGCAGATATTTTTAGTGCCATGCTTATCCGTGCTACTGGCTGGAAACTACAGATGGCATATAGACAGAGCTTGAAATCTCTTAATATTTGCAGTACAGTAGAAAGCTCAG ATATACTTCCTTTGGGAGATATTGCTGCTCTTGTGTACTTATGGAATCCATTTACAGTAGTTGCATGTGTGGGTTTGTCGACATCCCCTCTTGAAAATCTTCTCATCTTATTAACTCTCTATGGAGCTTGTACAC GAATAGTTCCCCTGGCAGCTTTTGGATGGGTGATGGCAACACATTTCTCTCTTTACCCAGCAATTCTTGTTATTCCA GTTATTCTTTTGCTAGGATATGGTCCAGATGCACCTCCTCGAAAGTTGTTCATAGAGAAGGGACACAATCAGAATTTTTCATGGAGACCAGTCATACTATTCTTATTTTGGTCTTCTATGTGGTCTCTCTATGTCTTGGTTCTATGCAGCATCTCCCTCAAGCAGCATAGCAGCTTAAGTGAGATGTTTCAAAG AACATATGGTTTCATTCTTACAATGGAGGATATGTCACCAAATATAGGTGTTTTATG GTACTTCTTTGCTGAAGTTTTTGATTTCTTCAGAAATTTCTTCTTGATAGTTTTCCAtgtaaatattttgttcatgaTATTGCCATTGGCCATAAGGCTAAACCATCGGCCATGCTTCTTGGCTTTTATCTACATTGCAATCTCATCAATGCTGAAATCATATCCATCA TATGGAGATTCAGCCTTGTACCTAGGTTTGTTGGGTTTGTTTCTGGAGGAATTAGCAG ATATGCAGTTTTCTTTCTTCATCTTCTGTTGCTATGTAGGGATTCCCCTTCTTAGCCCTGTGATGCACAATCTGTGGATTTGGAGG GGTACTGGCAATGCAAACTTCTACTTTGCAACTGGTATAGCTTATACTTGCTTGCAG ATTATTTTGGTGGTGGAGAGTGTAAGTGCCATGCTTAAACATGATAGGAAGGTAAGAAAGCTATCCGGGATGAAGCTTCAAGAGGGAAAGTCAGTCTTGGGAACCTCATGA